The DNA region CAAATGCAATTATGTTTGAGAGTTCAGTTGTTGCCATCTGCGAATATGAAGTGGGGTGGTCATAGTCTCATGTTATATATATGCAGATAAAAAGGTAATCTACATGCATGAAGTATACATGAGAGAGTAGAAGGAATACTAACAAAGAGAAACCAATATGAACGATTGTGAATAATACTATGAAGAAGTCCTACCCAGCATTAAGCCACTCTTCCAATAAATCCacaacatacacacacacacttgcacagacatacacacacacacacctgcacacacatacacacacacacacctgcACGCACACGCACATAACACACACATGTACACacctgcacacacacacactcagaACACACCCCTGCACATACACACACCTgctcacacacacaacacataccTTCACACACACTCTGCATAATTTCTTTGAATTCAACTTTATATCAATTATATCATTTTACCAAATAagggatttggaattgaaattcAATTCCGTGGGATTctaattccaattcaattctAATTCGATGTACCGAATGAACCCTAATTCTTTTGTTTAAGATTATTAATATCCACTTTGGTTGGCCAAGTAGTAATACAGTCATGGAACGAGCTCCACAAGCAACTACTTGCTTCTTATCTTCACTTTGCCATATTATTAATCTAGATTACCAGAAAAGCATATTATACCTACACATAAAACTCTTTAAACATTCAATATCCAAATAATGTGTGACTGACATTTCATCCGCCCCTGTTGGAGACGCCATGGAAGAGTTTGCTGTACACATATAAGCTTTTTAAACATCATGTCTTAATGATATACGGCCATTACAAACATTAGGCCTTGATGAGACTTACAAGTGGAAGAAAGAGTCATATGTTTCTAGATTCATAAAGCTATAAGGATAAGGTTTATATGATCAAATAAAAGACACGCTAAAATCAATTCGTATAGTTCATTGGGGAACTTTAGAGAGAAGTGTGAACATCACGAGGAATCAAATGAGGCGATTAATCTACATCCAAAACCACTTGAAACCAATATAAGAAACTAATCTGAATCAAGCATCTGAGTACATTTTGAAGAATTCTAAAAAACAGAAGCAGGATAACAAACAGGTCTGaccaaaataagaaaataatgagTAGGCAATAAAGTAGTCCACAGAAAAAATCATGAAAGGCAACATCAGAATGCATCTCAATTCAGCTCTGGAATATTGTATTCAGGACACCAATCACAAGCATTATTTGCATCATGACCGAAACCAAAACCCTCCTACTCTAAATAACCAGCTTTATAAACCATGGAAACTACTAAAATTTGAGAACAAGCATATAAAATGACTTTGCAAGTAATAATATTTACTTACACTAAAATGCAACAAGACATCAATCAATCGTCACATTGTAAagatatatttcatttttgttttcatCAACAAATGAGGCTCAAAAATGCTAATTTCTTAAGTGTGACCAAAACCTTCTATTTATTTGTGACAACCTCCTAATAATTGGATAAAGACTCATATATGTATCAACagctaaaatattaaaaaatgcatATGGTCTGGCAAAAGCAACAAGGGAGGTAACCTGAGATGGGTGAGCAAGTGGAGTGCGGTTTGGAAACTCCACCACCAGCAACCTACCGATTGACTGCTCCTCTGGTTTATCCTTTGACTCCCCCTCTGGTTTATCCTCggccttttcttcttcttctttggggccAAATTGTGTATGTTCACTTGATACAGTACCTTCAGACTCCAGATCTCCCTCATAACTTAATTTGTGTTCAGGAGATATCTATGTTGGCACAAGAAACATTATAAGTACTTTCTGAATCAATTGGTGGCCAACAACCAGAAAACTAAATAATCATTATAGTGTCTCAGTTCTCACGGAATTGTTTTTCCCTTGATCAGTGCCAAACTCAGCTTCATATTGTCCTGGTTCCTCATCTGAATCCCCAAAAAGAGCACGCATTACATCTGCAATTCGAGCTTGATCCTTTCCATTCTCAGTCTTTAATAACCTAACGTCATAACATAAATTGTCAGAGCTAGATGGATAAGCAAAAAAAGATGCAAAAGAAAAACACTAAAATATGAATAAGAGAAATATTGCAATGATAAATTGCAATCTACAGCCCTGTAAAATTATCAAGTCGGTGATACATCAACAACTCAAATAGAAGGCATAAGTGCTCTCAAAAGGGTCTCAGAACACTTATTGTTTGCCAGCCTATCATTTGCCTGCCTATCAAACAAATACTTCAATATGTAAAGCACAACTCAACTAATTTGGACAACTTGGGTTCAGAACTATGACAAACTAATTGACAGTCACCATGTCTTAGGTGGGCTAGCCAGCTGAACTAGGCTTACCATATATCCAGCCAAGAATTAATGGGTGTTTACTTTCCTAGATATACTAATCTAGGGATTGATAACTACACTGACCAATTGTAGGTAAAAAACAATAAGATTAGCAGGATCTTCGCCAAAATTCATAAGAATCAGAAACAAACTGAAATTCAAGGAAACTGGAAGCATACAAAATACTTCATGGTACTAAAAGATAATTAATCGAACATCTATATATTCAAGTTCAAACTAACTAATGCACACCAAATAATAGAAACAGTCACAAGAAAGACAAACTATTCAAAAGTGGAGGGTTTGAGCAAAATACATTGAGCTACTAGTCTCTTTATCGATCCCTCCAGCCTCGTCACTAAACTCAGCTCCACCTTCAGTTTTGACCCTATGTCTGAATGTGCTTTTATTATCAGACATAGGCCCTCCTTCATCACAGTTACATGTGCTTCCTCCCTCATGATGTAACTTTGCACCACCTTCTGGTGTTGTTTGCGTATGGTGCTCAAACCCTCCATTGCTAGACCTTGAGCTTATGGCATCCTCATTTAACTGAAGACCACCATCAATTACAACCAGTGGACTGGATATGGCATCATTAGCATGTTCAGTTCCTTCGTCCCTTTCAACCTGAAGTGAAATGTCGAACACATAAACTAAACAAATGAAGGAGAAACTATAAAACTATTACAGGAGAAAAAGGACAATAAGGAAAGTTTATAAATAAAGCACAAGTGCACAACATGATGATACAGTGTCTGAAACAGTATCTGGAAATTTAACAAGGTGTAGAAGCAACAAACATATGAAAAACCAGGAGAATCATCTATACTTCATTTGCTTCCCTAGTTTGTTCTGATGTCAATCAATCTTCCAACAGGTTTTTAAAGTTAACCAAGAAGCATTAAGCATAAAATAATTATGGCTCATTTCCTTCATCGCCTGTACTCTTCCTATAAAATATGAAATCCATATGCATCATCTGTGACGATTCTCAACTGGACCAGATCATGCAAGAGTTGGACCTTGATGAGGAAGGAACTCAATCCAACTAGTACAACCCAAAATTAGTTCAGCAATCACAAAGAGATATTCCTACTACTAAATGAgtaattttagaaataaaagTATTCAACAGGTTTATTGAGGGCCTGAGGCCACTGAATTTTCATTTAAGAGCTACTCATAAAACCAGAGAACCATTCTccaatatatttaaattaaaatagcaTAAGGAAAATAACTAAACCCTAGGTTCCTATTTCAATCtcaatccaaaaaggaaaaacTATCGGTGGGTGACAGTCACCATCTAGCATACACAAAGAAATAATTATGAGTTCAAACATAGGACATTCAATTTTCAGATATTTTTTAATACCACGTGCACAAAAGCATTAGAGACTACAACCCAGAGCAAAACAATATTGCAAGAAGGTAGGCCATAAGGAAGCCATCATTACATTTAAGTTG from Salvia splendens isolate huo1 chromosome 9, SspV2, whole genome shotgun sequence includes:
- the LOC121747299 gene encoding protein LEO1 homolog isoform X2, whose translation is MNREQILQNLFGYLSEEESASSHEMNHQPEFNPVERDEGTEHANDAISSPLVVIDGGLQLNEDAISSRSSNGGFEHHTQTTPEGGAKLHHEGGSTCNCDEGGPMSDNKSTFRHRVKTEGGAEFSDEAGGIDKETSSSMLLKTENGKDQARIADVMRALFGDSDEEPGQYEAEFGTDQGKNNSISPEHKLSYEGDLESEGTVSSEHTQFGPKEEEEKAEDKPEGESKDKPEEQSIGRLLVVEFPNRTPLAHPSQMATTELSNIIAFDSKPFDPTTYSGEDIYITDASGSERFIPSTNIVQWRNVVNSDGTISLESNARIVNWSDGSFQLLIGKKAFDVTEEVAQKILSHSFFWHEGIYRSLVSFSKSEKVASSSVVSDPDSSTVHGDRETTPKPETEQFQQKSNDKEMTSNHNNPEEVSDEHMWPSEAGDINLERQKDRQTKKRRPRRG
- the LOC121747299 gene encoding protein LEO1 homolog isoform X1, yielding MNREQILQNLFGYLSEEESASSHEMNHQPEFNPVERDEGTEHANDAISSPLVVIDGGLQLNEDAISSRSSNGGFEHHTQTTPEGGAKLHHEGGSTCNCDEGGPMSDNKSTFRHRVKTEGGAEFSDEAGGIDKETSSSMLLKTENGKDQARIADVMRALFGDSDEEPGQYEAEFGTDQGKNNSISPEHKLSYEGDLESEGTVSSEHTQFGPKEEEEKAEDKPEGESKDKPEEQSIGRLLVVEFPNRTPLAHPSQMATTELSNIIAFDSKPFDPTTYSGEDIYITDASGSERFIPSTNIVQWRNVVNSDGTISLESNARIVNWSDGSFQLLIGKKAFDVTEEVAQKILSHSFFWHEGIYRSLVSFSKSEKVASSSVVSDPDSSTVHGDRETTPKPETEQFQQDGLKATEDNLSLNQKSNDKEMTSNHNNPEEVSDEHMWPSEAGDINLERQKDRQTKKRRPRRG